Proteins encoded by one window of Primulina huaijiensis isolate GDHJ02 chromosome 1, ASM1229523v2, whole genome shotgun sequence:
- the LOC140981995 gene encoding telomere repeat-binding protein 5-like isoform X1, whose amino-acid sequence MVLQKRLDYGFNGYQVPPTPRAARSIRRRCLFKRKEDDRHLCAFDLLATVAGKLLLERGSSPPLLNSFSIKEQLVEGSAGKEEKAENNPVEEKSCDQDSYETNFLFPNLITENPNAILSQNDPVSRPASEIMTSNCFEKNSSTEHLANDDCKLRLGIFTPVVNPDSSACRKFADSGSEDEIRKHVKMESSITPNLSTCNELDLCHPVACDKKPSGLVNSVDGKKLLFGRDHSPCGSAPVNWDTIKLVGRDDDDNSSVFTEPRITMKTFRPSPRIGDSKIRKLLASRPYKVAPPVKDDERYNADTGRFKNLTDKKSFKRQRSPRDYPFKKRKFYECSSMSNSDKGNSGGALGSHRTLSRRVIKTQSSAGGERASFHTSNPQVKLKIRSFRVPELFIEIPATATVGSLKKTVMEAVNAILGGGLRVGVLLHGKMIRDDNITLLQIGISQDNEMNMLGFTLEPSISQALLQSIPDNRPRQLLHIDPQPLARHPPTSGINHNGVQRGKLNSPPDHAGNDFNNFVECDHDSVVSSPVMSLQKPASQLKALVPVPKMEPDALAMVPLKKSKISDSSQRRIRTPFTVSEVEALVQAVEKLGTGRWRDVKLKAFDGAKHRTYVDLKDKWKTLVHTARISPQQRRGEPVPQELLDRVLATHAYWSQQQAKQHLKSQLDACLLL is encoded by the exons ATGGTGTTGCAAAAGAGGTTAGACTATGGTTTCAATGGCTATCAGGTGCCTCCTACTCCACGAGCTGCTAGATCTATCCGG AGGAGGTGCTTGTTTAAGAGAAAAGAGGATGACCGACACTTGTGTGCATTTGATTTATTGGCTACAGTAGCGGGAAAGTTACTGTTGGAAAGGGGAAGCTCTCCTCCCTTGTTAAATTCATTTTCCATAAAGGAGCAACTTGTTGAAGGTTCTGCTGGGAAAGAAGAAAAAGCTGAAAATAATCCTGTAGAAGAAAAATCTTGTGATCAAGATTCCTATGAAACGAATTTTCTGTTCCCCAATCTTATCACAGAAAATCCCAACGCAATTTTGTCTCAAAATGACCCAGTCTCAAGGCCTGCATCCGAGATAATGACATCTAATTGCTTTGAAAAGAATAGTTCTACTGAACATTTGGCTAATGATGATTGCAAGCTACGACTTGGAATTTTTACGCCGGTGGTAAATCCTGATTCTTCAGCTTGTAGGAAATTTGCTGATAGTGGATCTGAGGATGAAATTAGGAAACATGTAAAAATGGAATCTTCAATTACTCCAAATTTGTCGACATGTAATGAACTTGATTTGTGCCATCCAGTAGCTTGTGACAAAAAGCCTTCCGGATTAGTAAATTCTGTTGATGGCAAAAAGCTTCTCTTTGGCAGGGACCACTCTCCTTGTGGTTCTGCTCCTGTTAATTGGGACACAATAAAGTTAGTTGGTAGAGATGATGACGATAATTCTTCTGTTTTCACTGAACCCCGAATCACAATGAAAACGTTTAGGCCATCACCACGCATTGGAGATAGTAAAATTAGGAAGTTACTAGCATCTAGGCCTTATAAAGTAGCTCCGCCTGTAAAGGATGATGAAAGATATAACGCTG ATACGGGAAGATTTAAAAACCTCACCGAtaagaaaagttttaaaagACAGAGGTCACCGAGGGACTATCCTTTCAAAAAGAGGAAGTTTTATGAATGTAGCTCAATGTCTAACTCTGATAAAGGCAACAGTGGAGGTGCACTAGGCTCTCATCGGACACTGTCTAGACGAG TGATCAAAACTCAGAGTTCTGCAGGTGGTGAACGTGCATCCTTCCACACCAGCAATCCCCAAG TGAAGCTGAAGATCAGATCTTTCAGGGTTCCGGAGTTGTTTATTGAAATACCAGCAACTGCAACTGTTGGTTCTCTGAAG AAGACAGTAATGGAAGCGGTGAATGCAATACTTGGCGGTGGACTACGGGTTGGAGTTCTTCTTCATGGTAAGATGATTAGAGACGACAATATAACATTGTTGCAGATCGGAATTTCTCAGGATAACGAGATGAATATGTTGGGTTTTACTCTCGAACCCAGCATTTCTCAAGCCCTATTACAATCGATTCCTGATAACCGACCTCGTCAACTTCTGCATATCGATCCTCAGCCACTTGCTAG GCACCCTCCAACTAGCGGTATCAATCACAATGGTGTCCAGCGTGGGAAACTCAATAGTCCACCAGATCATGCAGGAAATGATTTCAACAATTTTGTAGAATGCGATCATGATTCAGTTGTGTCCTCTCCCGTTATGTCATTACAGAAACCTGCTTCACAATTAAAAGCACTCGTTCCCGTCCCAAAGATGGAACCAGATGCATTGGCCATGGTTCCATTGAAGAAATCTAAGATATCTGATTCTTCACAGCGCCGAATTCGTACACCTTTCACTGTTTCTGAAGTGGAAGCTCTAGTTCAGGCTGTTGAGAAACTTGGAACTGGGAG ATGGCGTGATGTTAAGCTGAAAGCTTTTGACGGTGCAAAGCACAGGACTTATGTAGATTTGAag GATAAGTGGAAAACACTAGTTCACACAGCAAGAATATCGCCTCAACAGAGACGAGGCGAGCCTGTCCCCCAAGAACTACTGGATAGAGTCTTGGCTACTCATGCTTACTGGTCCCAGCAGCAAGCCAAACAGCACCTCAAATCCCAGCTCGATGCCTGTCTTCTTCTCTGA
- the LOC140981995 gene encoding telomere repeat-binding protein 5-like isoform X2, whose product MVLQKRLDYGFNGYQVPPTPRAARSIRRRCLFKRKEDDRHLCAFDLLATVAGKLLLERGSSPPLLNSFSIKEQLVEGSAGKEEKAENNPVEEKSCDQDSYETNFLFPNLITENPNAILSQNDPVSRPASEIMTSNCFEKNSSTEHLANDDCKLRLGIFTPVVNPDSSACRKFADSGSEDEIRKHVKMESSITPNLSTCNELDLCHPVACDKKPSGLVNSVDGKKLLFGRDHSPCGSAPVNWDTIKLVGRDDDDNSSVFTEPRITMKTFRPSPRIGDSKIRKLLASRPYKVAPPVKDDERYNADTGRFKNLTDKKSFKRQRSPRDYPFKKRKFYECSSMSNSDKGNSGGALGSHRTLSRRGGERASFHTSNPQVKLKIRSFRVPELFIEIPATATVGSLKKTVMEAVNAILGGGLRVGVLLHGKMIRDDNITLLQIGISQDNEMNMLGFTLEPSISQALLQSIPDNRPRQLLHIDPQPLARHPPTSGINHNGVQRGKLNSPPDHAGNDFNNFVECDHDSVVSSPVMSLQKPASQLKALVPVPKMEPDALAMVPLKKSKISDSSQRRIRTPFTVSEVEALVQAVEKLGTGRWRDVKLKAFDGAKHRTYVDLKDKWKTLVHTARISPQQRRGEPVPQELLDRVLATHAYWSQQQAKQHLKSQLDACLLL is encoded by the exons ATGGTGTTGCAAAAGAGGTTAGACTATGGTTTCAATGGCTATCAGGTGCCTCCTACTCCACGAGCTGCTAGATCTATCCGG AGGAGGTGCTTGTTTAAGAGAAAAGAGGATGACCGACACTTGTGTGCATTTGATTTATTGGCTACAGTAGCGGGAAAGTTACTGTTGGAAAGGGGAAGCTCTCCTCCCTTGTTAAATTCATTTTCCATAAAGGAGCAACTTGTTGAAGGTTCTGCTGGGAAAGAAGAAAAAGCTGAAAATAATCCTGTAGAAGAAAAATCTTGTGATCAAGATTCCTATGAAACGAATTTTCTGTTCCCCAATCTTATCACAGAAAATCCCAACGCAATTTTGTCTCAAAATGACCCAGTCTCAAGGCCTGCATCCGAGATAATGACATCTAATTGCTTTGAAAAGAATAGTTCTACTGAACATTTGGCTAATGATGATTGCAAGCTACGACTTGGAATTTTTACGCCGGTGGTAAATCCTGATTCTTCAGCTTGTAGGAAATTTGCTGATAGTGGATCTGAGGATGAAATTAGGAAACATGTAAAAATGGAATCTTCAATTACTCCAAATTTGTCGACATGTAATGAACTTGATTTGTGCCATCCAGTAGCTTGTGACAAAAAGCCTTCCGGATTAGTAAATTCTGTTGATGGCAAAAAGCTTCTCTTTGGCAGGGACCACTCTCCTTGTGGTTCTGCTCCTGTTAATTGGGACACAATAAAGTTAGTTGGTAGAGATGATGACGATAATTCTTCTGTTTTCACTGAACCCCGAATCACAATGAAAACGTTTAGGCCATCACCACGCATTGGAGATAGTAAAATTAGGAAGTTACTAGCATCTAGGCCTTATAAAGTAGCTCCGCCTGTAAAGGATGATGAAAGATATAACGCTG ATACGGGAAGATTTAAAAACCTCACCGAtaagaaaagttttaaaagACAGAGGTCACCGAGGGACTATCCTTTCAAAAAGAGGAAGTTTTATGAATGTAGCTCAATGTCTAACTCTGATAAAGGCAACAGTGGAGGTGCACTAGGCTCTCATCGGACACTGTCTAGACGAG GTGGTGAACGTGCATCCTTCCACACCAGCAATCCCCAAG TGAAGCTGAAGATCAGATCTTTCAGGGTTCCGGAGTTGTTTATTGAAATACCAGCAACTGCAACTGTTGGTTCTCTGAAG AAGACAGTAATGGAAGCGGTGAATGCAATACTTGGCGGTGGACTACGGGTTGGAGTTCTTCTTCATGGTAAGATGATTAGAGACGACAATATAACATTGTTGCAGATCGGAATTTCTCAGGATAACGAGATGAATATGTTGGGTTTTACTCTCGAACCCAGCATTTCTCAAGCCCTATTACAATCGATTCCTGATAACCGACCTCGTCAACTTCTGCATATCGATCCTCAGCCACTTGCTAG GCACCCTCCAACTAGCGGTATCAATCACAATGGTGTCCAGCGTGGGAAACTCAATAGTCCACCAGATCATGCAGGAAATGATTTCAACAATTTTGTAGAATGCGATCATGATTCAGTTGTGTCCTCTCCCGTTATGTCATTACAGAAACCTGCTTCACAATTAAAAGCACTCGTTCCCGTCCCAAAGATGGAACCAGATGCATTGGCCATGGTTCCATTGAAGAAATCTAAGATATCTGATTCTTCACAGCGCCGAATTCGTACACCTTTCACTGTTTCTGAAGTGGAAGCTCTAGTTCAGGCTGTTGAGAAACTTGGAACTGGGAG ATGGCGTGATGTTAAGCTGAAAGCTTTTGACGGTGCAAAGCACAGGACTTATGTAGATTTGAag GATAAGTGGAAAACACTAGTTCACACAGCAAGAATATCGCCTCAACAGAGACGAGGCGAGCCTGTCCCCCAAGAACTACTGGATAGAGTCTTGGCTACTCATGCTTACTGGTCCCAGCAGCAAGCCAAACAGCACCTCAAATCCCAGCTCGATGCCTGTCTTCTTCTCTGA
- the LOC140971723 gene encoding uncharacterized mitochondrial protein AtMg00860-like, whose protein sequence is MTRGKKGDVALKIDIRKAYDRVDCGFLEAAEVSMDPKKVEAIMDSSRPNNVKEIRSFLRLAGYYRKFVKGFSSIAIPLTKLTQKNSKFQWSEECEQNFETLKKKLSSTPVLVLLTEGKDFTIYSDASKGGLGCVLMQD, encoded by the exons ATGACGAGAGGAAAAAAGGGTGATGTCGCATTAAAGATTGATATTAGGAAGGCATATGATCGTGTGGACTGTGGATTTCTCGAAG CAGCAGAAGTATCTATGGACCCTAAAAAGGTAGAAGCAATCATGGATTCGTCGAGGCCAAATAATGTGAAAGAAATTCGAAGCTTCTTGAGACTAGCAGGCTATTATCGAAAATTTGTTAAAggattctcttcaatagctATACCCCTTACTAAACTCACCCAAAAGAACTCCAAGTTTCaatggagtgaagaatgtgagCAAAACTTCGAGACTTTGAAGAAGAAACTTTCCTCTACTCCGGTATTGGTATTGCTAACTGAAGGAAAAGAtttcaccatctacagtgatGCATCAAAAGGAGGTTTAGGATGTGTGCTCATGCAAGATTAA